A part of Solea solea chromosome 8, fSolSol10.1, whole genome shotgun sequence genomic DNA contains:
- the nipbla gene encoding nipped-B-like protein A isoform X4: MNGDMPHVPITTLAGIASLTDLLNQLPLPSPLPATTTKSLLYNGRIAEEVTCLLGCRDENLASQLAHGLNQVSTEHIELKDNLGSDEPEGDAPLLLQTMLARNPGIFREKNVMQQPMVPQFKITQNSMHSPAQSANFQPAISPSPSSRFVAPQTGSSSRYMGQQNSPVPSPYTPQSPATGYIQQYQQPPSYNQHQQIQQVSVASPMVPGGIRNIHEVKVSGQMANAANHHSDRHGTEDYLNIVHRLSSEEGDSTMRNPSFPLRSPQSSCSPAGSEGTPKSGSRPPLILQSPPPYAASPREGGPDQKQQSQQRKKTPAVKEEKDMYDIVSSPNKDSKKLTLKLSRVKSNESDPPGEAVSGMDQNSENMEAELGFQQVPVLQQTLAARLQQQQVSQQAGGGSGLQPPSSPVYDEAELDALAEIERIEREAASEKCSKEVQDKDKPLKKRKQDSFPLEPGAGGPGGPTGAPGSGATGGGNAGKLTPQEATAAGNGASRPPLMVSIDLQQAGRADGQLDPCLAAPIPALEAQRWPEEPASGPATLEGSDTALQLKPDGRPEVIKNRVDKHDSRREGRESSKHRNDDKSSDRRGEMPKSSNRGEHGRDRDRESDRDRRHRSETGGRDRRSPDSRCRSDRDRSGFRGSSIGDPSRTSSRQDGSKPASSASGAKLPDSFPAHLLGGHSGALKNFQIPKIKRDKDSSGSNEGQMWGQPKVKLERLGLVKDFEKRPKPVVVLKKLSVDQIQSIIRHSKSGKNRISSGKSGKSGMDPAVLKELPPELLAEIESTMPLCERVKMNKRKRSTVNEKPKYAEVSSDEDFDANGESARKRQRRQKDQSWEFEERERRGSGEHRKSGQREGRRGSGSRYRDSEEEDSPPPTISEVARKMKMKEKQKKRKAYEPKLTQEELMDSSTFKRFLTSIDNILENLEDVDFTTMADDDEIPQELLLGKHQLHELGSESAKIKAMGISNRIPSDKLVKLLNILEKNIQDGSKLSTLMNYDHDAEDEEKLWRDLIMERVTKSADACLTALNIMTSGHMPKAVYIEDVIERVLQYTKFHLQNSLYPQYDPVYRVDPHGGGLLSSKAKRAKCSTHKQRVIVMLYNKVCDIVSNISELLEIQLLTDTTILQVSSMGITPFFVENVSELQLCAIKLVTAVFSRYEKHRQLILEEIFTSLARLPTSKRSLRNFRLNSSDKDGEPMYIQMVTALVLQLIQCVVHLPSDRDIFEENDSKVDQDVLITNSYETAMRTAQNFLSVFLKKCGSKQGEEDYRPLFENFVQDLLSTVNKPEWPAAELLLSLLGRLLVHQFSNKQTEMALRVASLDYLGTVAARLRKDAVTSKMDQKSIDRILQQSQGNDETQQLQKALLDYLEDNAETDASLVFARKFYIAQWFRDATTEAEKSMRNQNSKDEDSSDGPQHAKELESTGEIMQRAEKRKKFLRNIIKTIPSHFATLKMNSDTVDYEDSCLIVRYLASMRPFAQSFDIYLTQILRVLGESAIAVRTKAMKCLSEVVAVDPSILSRSDMQRGVHGRLMDNSTSVREAAVELLGKFVLSRPQLTEQYYEMLIERILDTGISVRKRVIKILRDICLEQPTFSKITEMCVRMIRRVNDEEGIKKLVNETFQKLWFTPTPAHDKETMTRKILNITDVVSACRDTGYDWFEQLLQNLLKSEEDASYKPAKKACVQLVDNLVEHILKYEESLAENKGVNSTRLVACITTLYLFSKIRAQLMVKHAMTMQPYLTTKCNTANDFMVICNVAKILELVVPLMEHPSETFLATIEEDLMKLIIKYGMTVVQHCVSCLGAVVNKVTHNYKFVWACFNRFYGALNKLKVQHQEDPNSATLVANKPFLLRSLFTVGALARHFDFDLEEFKGPNKVVIKEKVLELLVYFTKHEDEEVKTKAIIGLGFLVIMHPSQMFMPEVKSLYNGILADSSSSINLKIQILKNLQTYLQEEDTRMQEADREWKKLSKKEDLKEMGDISSGMSSSIMQLYLKQVLEAFFHTQSSVRHFALNVIALTLNQGLIHPVQCVPYLIAMGTDPEPSMRNKADQQLVEIDKKYTGFIHMKAVAGMKMSYNLQQAIASSRRSIIRGFRQDETHSALCSHLFAMIRGNRQHRRAFLISLLNLFDDSSKTEVNMLLFVADNLACFPFQSQEEPLFIMHHIDITLSVSGSNLLQTFRELLLKEPRRKEKKVKKVWRNTSDGEGEEEKMNCDSPRSNDEENGNTDDNDEVVRRPKKARKPVADSETSDSGSDLEDLDVDDAEKVMRLLPDNPVGLLDFANAVQGILLLLVLKQHLKNQYGFSDSKIQKYSPTESAKVYDKAVNRKSTVHFHPRQTIDFISNNMAHASLTEDVKKRIVKQYLDFKVLMEHLDPDEEDEEGEASASANIRNKAINALLGGPGPMSGPSPRNQAGPETDDDYSDGDERTPGSSRRSRRADPGHMSEMVDSMDVIALCCPKYKDRPQIARVINKTSSGYSIHWMAGSYSGPWAEAKKRDGRKLVPWVDTIKESDIIYKKIALTSNHKLSNKVVQTLRSLYAAREGGAS; this comes from the exons ATGAATGGGGATATGCCCCATGTTCCCATCACCACTCTTGCTGGGATCGCTAGCTTAACAGACT TGCTGAACCAACtacccctcccttcccctctccccGCTACCACCACTAAGAGCCTCCTCTACAATGGGAGGATCGCAGAGGAGGTTACCTGCCTTTTGGGCTGTCGGGATGAGAATCTGGCCTCCCAGCTAGCCCATGGCCTCAACCAGGTCTCCACTGAGCATAT AGAGCTAAAGGACAACCTGGGTAGCGATGAGCCAGAGGGAGATGCAccactgttgctgcagaccatGCTGGCCAGGAACCCTGGCATTTTCAGGGAGAAAA atGTTATGCAGCAACCAATGGTACCACAGTTCAAGATCACCCAGAATTCCATGCATAGCCCTGCCCAGTCTGCAAATTTCCAGCCTGCAATTTCCCCAAGTCCATCAAG TCGGTTTGTGGCGCCTCAGACTGGGTCCAGTAGTCGGTATATGGGCCAGCAGAACAGTCCAGTACCCAGCCCCTACACTCCCCAAAGCCCTGCCACTGGTTACATACAGCAGTATCAACAACCACCCAGCTATAACCAACACCAACAGATACAACAAG TGTCTGTGGCCAGTCCCATGGTTCCAGGTGGCATAAGAAATATCCACGAGGTCAAAGTATCAGGGCAGATGGCCAATGCTGCCAACCACCACTCAGACAGACATGGCACTGAGGACTACCTTAACATTGTACACCGACTCAGCAGTGAG GAGGGTGACTCCACCATGAGGAATCCCTCTTTCCCTCTGAGGTCTCCACAGTCCAGCTGCTCCCCAGCAGGCAGTGAAGGAACACCCAAAT CTGGTTCACGCCCCCCACTGATTCTGCAGTCACCACCTCCCTATGCCGCCTCACCAAGGGAGGGAGGACCCGACCAGAAACAGCAGTCCCAGCAAAGGAAGAAAACCCCCGCggtgaaagaggagaaggaCATGTATGACATTGTCAGCTCTCCAAACAAGGACTCTAAGAAACTCACCCTCAAACTGTCCAGGGTCAAGTCAAATGAGTCCGATCCCCCAG GTGAGGCTGTGTCGGGTATGGACCAGAACTCAGAAAACATGGAGGCAGAGCTTGGTTTCCAGCAGGTGCCTGTTCTCCAGCAAACTCTAGCAGCCCGGCTGCAACAACAGCAAGTTTCCCAGCAAGCAGGTGGTGGCAGTGGTCTCCAGCCTCCCAGTTCACCAGTTTACGATGAGGCAGAGCTAGATGCCCTTGCTGAAATTGAGAGGATAGAACGAGAAGCGGCTAGTGAGAAATGCTCTAAAGAAGTACAAGATAAAG acAAGCcactgaagaagagaaaacaggaCTCTTTTCCACTGGAGCCAGGAGCTGGGGGACCAGGTGGACCCACAGGTGCACCAGGGAGTGGAGCAACAGGCGGAGGCAACGCTGGCAAATTGACACCACAAGAGGCCACCGCAGCTGGGAATGGTGCCAGCCGCCCTCCCCTTATGGTGAGCATCGACCTCCAGCAGGCAGGCCGAGCTGATGGCCAGCTCGACCCCTGTCTGGCTGCCCCTATTCCAGCCCTTGAGGCCCAACGCTGGCCTGAAGAACCAGCTAGCGGGCCGGCTACTCTGGAGGGTTCAGACACAGCTTTGCAGTTGAAACCAGATGGACGACCGGAAGTGATCAAGAATAGGGTCGATAAACATGACAGCAGGAGAGAAGGTCGGGAGTCATCGAAGCATCGAAATGACGATAAATCCTCAGACAGACGGGGAGAGATGCCAAAATCATCAAACCGCGGCGAACACGGCcgagacagggacagagaatCTGACAGAGATAGGAGGCACCGGAGTGAGACTGGTGGTCGAGACCGACGCTCCCCTGATTCTCGCTGCCGAAGTGACCGAGATAGATCTGGCTTTCGGGGTTCTTCCATTGGAGATCCTAGTCGGACCAGCAGTAGGCAGGATGGTTCCAAACCAGCATCATCTGCTTCTGGTGCTAAACTTCCAGATTCATTTCCTGCTCACCTCCTGGGAGGGCATAGTGGCGCACTGAAGAACTTCCAGATCCCCAAG aTTAAACGTGATAAGGATAGCAGTGGGTCAAACGAAGGTCAAATGTGGGGCCAGCCCAAGGTTAAACTAGAGAGGCTGGGTTTGGTGAAGGACTTTGAGAAGAGGCCGAAACCTGTCGTGGTTCTGAAAAAGCTCTCCGTTGACCAGATCCAGAGCATCATCCGGCACAGCAAGTCTGGAAAGAACAGGATTTCGTCAGGAAAGTCTGGCAAAA GTGGAATGGACCCAGCAGTTCTGAAAGAACTGCCCCCCGAGCTTCTTGCAGAGATTGAGTCAACCATGCCCCTGTGTGAAAGAGTAAAGATGAACAAGAGGAAACGAAGCACTGTAAATGAAAAGCCCAAATATGCTGAGGTCAGCTCGGATGAAGACTTTGATGCTAACGGAGAGT CTGCAAGGAAGCGACAACGTAGACAGAAAGACCAGTCCTGGGAGTTTGAGGAGAGGGAGCGTCGCGGTTCAGGGGAACATCGGAAAAGTGGGCAACGGGAGGGCCGACGAGGCTCTGGAAGTCGCTACAGAGATTCCGAGGAGGAGGATTCGCCACCACCAACCATTAGTGAAG TTGCtagaaaaatgaagatgaaggagaagCAGAAGAAACGGAAAGCATATGAACCCAAGTTGACCCAAGAAGAGTTGATGGATTCATCTACATTCAAGAGGTTCTTGACAAGCATTGACAACATACTGGAGAATCTGGAGGATGTGGATTTTACTACCATGG cagatgatgatgagatACCTCAGGAACTTCTGCTTGGTAAACACCAATTGCATGAACTGGGCAGTGAGTCTGCGAAGATCAAAGCTATGGGCATCTCCAACAGG ATTCCATCAGACAAGCTGGTGAAGCTGCTGAACATACTGGAAAAGAATATCCAGGATGGGTCAAAGCTCTCTACCCTGATGAACTAT GACCATGATGCTGAAGATGAGGAGAAACTCTGGAGAGACCTGATCATGGAGAGAGTCACAAAATCTGCAGACGCCTGTCTTACAGCTCTTAACATCATGACCTCGGGACACATGCCGAAGGCTGTCTATATAGAGGATGTCATAGAGCGGGTCCTACAGTACACCAAGTTCCATCTTCAGAACAGCCTGTATCCACAATACGATCCAGTCTACAGGGTGGATCCACATGGAG GTGGCCTGTTGAGTTCTAAGGCGAAGCGTGCAAAATGTTCCACACATAAGCAGCGTGTGATAGTCATGTTGTACAATAAAGTGTGTGACATTGTCAGCAACATTTCCGAGCTGCTAGAGATCCAACTACTTACAGACACCACCATCCTCCAG GTTTCTTCTATGGGAATTACTCCATTCTTTGTGGAGAATGTCAGTGAGCTGCAGTTGTGTGCCATTAAACTAGTTACAGCA GTTTTTTCTCGTTATGAGAAGCATCGGCAGCTGATCTTGGAGGAGATCTTTACGTCTTTGGCCAGACTGCCCACCAGCAAACGCTCCCTCAGGAATTTCAG GCTGAACAGCTCAGACAAAGATGGAGAGCCCATGTACATCCAAATGGTGACGGCTCTGGTGCTGCAGCTGATTCAGTGTGTGGTACACCTCCCTAGTGATAGGGACATATTTGAAGAGAACGACAGCAAG gttgatCAAGATGTGCTGATAACCAACTCGTATGAGACCGCAATGAGAACAGCACAGAATTTCCTCTCAGTCTTCCTCAAAAA GTGTGGCAGTAAGCAGGGCGAAGAAGATTACCGGCCGTTATTTGAGAACTTCGTCCAGGACCTGCTTTCAACAGTAAACAAACCTGAGTGGCCTGCTGCAGAGCTGCTCCTCAGTCTGCTTGGTCGACTATTG GTTCACCAGTTCAGTAACAAACAGACTGAGATGGCTCTGAGAGTAGCATCTCTTGACTACCTGGGCACAGTGGCTGCCCGTCTGAGGAAAGACGCAGTCACTAGCAAGATGGATCAGAAATCAATTGATCGTATTCTACAACAG TCTCAAGGTAATGATGAGACCCAACAGCTGCAGAAGGCTCTATTGGACTACTTGGAAGACAATGCTGAGACAGATGCCTCTTTGGTG TTTGCCAGAAAGTTCTACATTGCCCAGTGGTTTCGGGACGCCACCACAGAAGCTGAGAAGTCTATGCGGAACCAAAATTCGAAGGATGAGGACTCATCGGATGGACCGCAACATGCCAAGGAGTTGGAGAGCACTGGTGAAATCATGCAGCGTGCTGAGAAGCGCAAGAAGTTCCTGCGCAATATCATCAAGACTATTCCGTCTCATTTCGCTACACTGAA AATGAACTCTGACACTGTGGACTATGAAGACTCCTGTCTGATCGTGCGTTATTTGGCCTCCATGAGGCCGTTCGCCCAGAgctttgatatttatttaacacag attttgCGAGTCCTTGGGGAAAGTGCCATCGCTGTGAGGACTAAAGCCATGAAATGTCTGTCTGAGGTTGTAGCTGTGGACCCCAGTATACTGTCAAGG TCGGACATGCAGCGTGGCGTCCATGGTCGTTTGATGGACAATTCCACCAGTGTGAGAGAGGCCGCTGTTGAGCTGTTAGGCAAATTCGTCCTCAGCAGACCTCAACTCACTGAACAGTACTACGAAATGCTTATAGAGAGGATACTG GACACTGGTATCAGCGTACGAAAACGAGTGATCAAGATCCTCAGAGATATCTGTCTGGAGCAGCCGACCTTCAGTAAGATTACTGAGATGTGTGTGAGGATGATCCGCAGGGTCAATGATGAAGAGGGTATCAAG AAACTGGTGAACGAGACATTCCAGAAGTTGTGGTTTACGCCAACTCCAGCGCATGACAAAGAGACCATGACCAGAAAGATCCTGAACATCACTGATGTG GTTTCAGCGTGTCGAGACACTGGCTACGACTGGTTTGAGCAACTTCTCCAAAAT CTTCTCAAGTCTGAAGAGGATGCATCATACAAACCAGCCAAAAAGGCCTGTGTTCAGCTAGTTGACAATCTGGTAGAGCACATCCTAAAGTACGAGGAGTCGCTTGCAG AGAACAAAGGTGTAAACTCAACACGGCTTGTGGCGTGTATCACTACCTTGTACTTGTTCAGCAAGATCAGGGCCCAGCTAATGGTCAAACATGCCATGACCATGCAGCCTTACCTGACCACAAAGTGCAAC ACTGCCAATGACTTCATGGTCATATGTAATGTGGCAAAGATCTTGGAGCTTGTGGTACCACTGATGGAGCACCCCAGTGAAACGTTCCTGGCCACCATTGAAGAAGACCTCATGAAGCTCATCATCAAATATGGCATGACT GTGGTCCAGCACTGTGTGAGCTGTCTTGGAGCTGTTGTCAACAAAGTGACACACAACTACAAGTTTGTCTGGGCTTGCTTCAACAGATTCTATG GTGCACTTAACAAGCTCAAGGTTCAGCATCAGGAGGATCCTAACAGTGCAACATTGGTAGCAAACAAGCCTTTCCTGCTGCGATCGCTCTTCACTGTGGGTGCACTGGCCCGACACTTTGATTTTGATCTGGAAGAGTTTAAGGGCCCCAACAAG GTTGTTATCAAGGAAAAAGTTCTCGAGCTTCTGGTGTACTTCACCAAACATGAAGATGAGGAGGTCAAGACCAAAGCCATCATTGGCTTAG GCTTCCTTGTGATCATGCATCCCAGCCAGATGTTCATGCCTGAGGTGAAGTCCTTGTACAATGGCATCCTGGCTGACAGCTCCTCTTCCATCAACCTCAAAATCCAGATCCTCAAAAACCTCCAGACATACCTTCAGGAGGAAGACACGCGGATGCAGGAAGCGGACAGAGAAT GGAAGAAACTGTCCAAAAAGGAGGATCTGAAGGAGATGGGAGACATTTCTTCAGGGATGAGCAGCTCTATAATGCAGCTCTATCTAAAACAGGTTCTGGAGGCGTTCTTCCACACCCAGTCCAGTGTACGGCACTTTGCTCTGAATGTCATCGCTCTGACACTCAACCAGGGTCTCATCCATCCTGTACAG TGTGTACCCTACCTCATTGCAATGGGAACAGATCCAGAGCCCAGTATGAGGAACAAGGCTGACCAGCAGCTGGTGGAGATTGACAAGAAGTACACAGGATTCATCCAT ATGAAGGCAGTTGCTGGGATGAAGATGTCCTATAATCTGCAGCAGGCCATTGCTTCATCTCGCAGGAGCATCATAAGAGGCTTCAGACAGGATGAGACCCACTCAGCACTCTGCTCGCACCTCTTCGCCATGATCCGGGGGAACCGGCAGCATCGCAGGGCCTTCCTTATCTCACTGCTGAACCTCTTTGATGACAGTTCT AAGACGGAAGTGAACATGCTGCTGTTTGTAGCAGACAACCTCGCCTGTTTCCCGTTCCAGAGCCAGGAGGAGCCTCTCTTCATCATGCACCACATAGACATCACCCTGTCTGTTTCTGGGAGCAACCTGTTGCAAACCTTTAGAGAG CTTTTGTTAAAGGAGCCAAGGCGAAAGGAGAAGAAGGTAAAGAAGGTATGGCGGAACACATCAGATGGGGAGGGTGAAGAGGAAAAGATGAACTGTGACTCTCCCAGAAGCAACGACGAAGAAAACGGCAAcactgatgataatgatgaagtGGTACGGCGGCCTAAAAAGGCTAGAAAACCTGTTGCAGACTCAGAAACCTCGGATTCAGGGTCTGATCTGGAGGATTTGGATGTGGACGATGCGGAAAAAGTAATGAGGCTCCTCCCAGACAATCCTGTTGGTCTCTTGGACTTTGCTAATGCTGTTCAGGGCATCCTGTTGTTGCTGGTGCTCAAGCAGCACCTGAAGAACCAGTATGGTTTCTCTGACAG TAAAATTCAGAAGTACTCACCAACAGAGTCAGCCAAGGTGTATGATAAAGCAGTGAACCGGAAAAGCACCGTTCACTTTCATCCACGACAAACCATCGACTTTATCTCCAACAACATGGCTCATGCGTCATTGACAGAAGATGTCAAGAAGCGGATAGTCAAACAGTACCTAGAC TTCAAGGTTCTAATGGAACATCTGGACCCagatgaagaggatgaggagggagaaGCCTCTGCCAGCGCTAACATCAGAAATAAAGCCATAAACGCCCTCCTGGGAGGCCCCGGGCCCATGTCGGGACCCAGTCCACGCAATCAGGCAGGACCAGAGACAGATGATGATTACAGCGATGGCGATGAAAGGACTCCAGGG TCCTCTCGAAGGTCAAGGCGAGCGGACCCCGGCCATATGAGTGAAATGGTGGATTCAATGGATGTGATTGCTCTTTGTTGCCCCAAATACAAGGACCGGCCACAAATAGCTCGAGTCATCAACAAGACTTCCAGTGGTTATAGCATCCACTGGATGGCTGGCTCCTACTCGGGGCCGTGGGCAGAAGCCAAGAAACGGGATGGCCGCAAACTGGTGCCTTGGGTGGACACTATAAAGGAGTCGGACATCATTTACAAGAAGATTGCCTTGACCAGCAACCACAAACTGAGCAACAAAGTAGTACAGACTTTACGCTCACTGTACGCAGCGCGGGAAGGAGGGGCTAGCTAA